The following proteins are encoded in a genomic region of Helicobacter macacae MIT 99-5501:
- a CDS encoding YbgC/FadM family acyl-CoA thioesterase, with amino-acid sequence MRIRIYYEDTDCGGILYHTNYIKYCERARSELFFSRGLLPSQASAGFVVSAMEAKFLGFARLGDMLEVRSKLTKLGKVQIVLLQDIYKLSHLSVLDSSANILESAQKSTQKKQPDNSSEEKIFSAQVRLGYVDVVSQKPVAIPKHLEQVFLELGNDIH; translated from the coding sequence ATGCGAATACGAATCTACTATGAGGATACCGATTGTGGCGGTATCTTGTATCATACAAACTATATAAAATACTGCGAGCGTGCTAGAAGTGAGCTATTTTTCTCGCGAGGGCTATTGCCTTCTCAAGCAAGTGCGGGGTTTGTAGTGAGTGCTATGGAGGCGAAGTTTTTAGGCTTTGCTAGGCTAGGGGATATGCTAGAAGTGCGCTCAAAACTTACAAAACTCGGCAAAGTCCAAATAGTCCTACTCCAAGATATTTATAAACTATCTCATTTAAGCGTGCTAGATTCTAGTGCGAATATTCTAGAATCAGCGCAAAAATCCACTCAAAAAAAGCAACCTGATAATTCTAGTGAAGAAAAAATATTTAGTGCGCAAGTGCGACTAGGCTATGTAGATGTAGTAAGCCAAAAACCCGTAGCGATTCCAAAGCATTTAGAGCAGGTATTTTTAGAGCTAGGTAATGATATACATTGA
- a CDS encoding KH domain-containing protein: MIEKFLESYVKKIVAYPEQVAVESRLLKDENMKLLDVFVGVQDMGRVIGKEGKMIAALKTFVSGGKAKDGLTYKITVHPNNE; the protein is encoded by the coding sequence ATGATAGAGAAATTTCTAGAAAGCTATGTCAAAAAAATCGTGGCATATCCTGAGCAAGTCGCAGTAGAGAGTCGCTTGCTAAAAGATGAAAATATGAAGTTGCTTGATGTTTTTGTCGGGGTGCAAGATATGGGGCGTGTGATAGGCAAGGAGGGCAAGATGATAGCCGCTCTTAAGACTTTCGTCTCTGGGGGCAAAGCAAAAGATGGGCTGACTTATAAAATCACTGTCCACCCAAATAATGAGTAA
- the trmD gene encoding tRNA (guanosine(37)-N1)-methyltransferase TrmD, translating to MHFSFLTLFPQLVEGYFSDSILKNARENGLISIEAIQIRDFATNAYKSVDMPQIGGGAGQVISYEVLSRAISSLQKTTNQDARQNQAQIPQQDFALDSTQDFAQECIQSTNQATDKNTSKSKNTSKNASKNTDINICKTARPHIVFLTPCAKPFTQNDAKRLAKKPHIAFVCGRYEGIDERAIEVFADEVFCIGDFILTGGELAALCMCDSIARNISGVLGNSESLQGESFENYLLEAPVFARHIKGEKILDSPLTDFSTADFGFSCQTSTKNDKNFVNFIAPSVYSKGNHSKISTLKNDLAVCKTRYFRPNLFEKWKIHNPNNPKKKG from the coding sequence ATGCACTTTAGTTTTTTGACACTTTTTCCCCAACTCGTTGAGGGATACTTCAGCGATTCTATCCTTAAAAATGCGCGAGAAAATGGACTAATCAGCATTGAAGCGATACAAATCCGCGATTTTGCTACAAACGCTTATAAGAGCGTAGATATGCCCCAAATCGGCGGTGGGGCAGGGCAAGTGATAAGCTATGAGGTGCTTAGCCGTGCTATCTCATCACTGCAAAAAACAACAAACCAAGACGCTAGACAAAATCAAGCACAGATTCCACAGCAAGATTTTGCGTTAGATTCTACGCAGGATTTTGCACAAGAGTGCATACAGTCTACCAATCAAGCCACCGATAAAAATACTTCAAAAAGCAAAAACACCAGCAAAAATGCTAGCAAAAATACTGACATAAATATTTGCAAAACAGCGCGTCCGCATATTGTTTTTCTAACTCCTTGTGCCAAGCCATTTACCCAAAATGACGCAAAAAGGCTAGCAAAAAAACCTCATATCGCCTTTGTTTGTGGTCGTTATGAGGGTATCGATGAGAGGGCGATAGAGGTATTTGCCGATGAGGTGTTTTGCATAGGGGATTTTATCCTCACAGGTGGCGAGCTAGCCGCGCTATGTATGTGTGATAGTATCGCTAGAAATATTAGCGGTGTGCTTGGCAATAGCGAGTCTTTGCAGGGGGAGAGCTTTGAAAACTATCTGCTTGAAGCCCCTGTATTTGCGCGACATATCAAGGGCGAGAAGATTTTGGATAGCCCTCTTACAGATTTTTCTACTGCAGATTTTGGGTTTTCTTGCCAAACAAGCACGAAAAATGATAAAAATTTTGTAAATTTTATCGCCCCTTCAGTGTATTCAAAGGGAAATCATAGTAAAATCAGCACTTTGAAAAATGATTTGGCAGTGTGTAAGACACGCTATTTTCGTCCAAATCTCTTTGAAAAATGGAAAATCCACAATCCAAATAACCCCAAAAAGAAAGGATAG
- a CDS encoding NAD(P)H-dependent oxidoreductase, translating into MSLSTKHITAKSLLEPNPQVLEQNAFLEAMRFRHACKVFDSTKKIPQNHLDIIIESGRLTPSSFGLEPTRLLVVRDSSVRESLKPLCWNQAQITDCSEVVIYLSKVADMSHTTNYATRMFERKVGGSKPEEVRAKLKAYKDERYAGFLAQNGYVDSSSIYQWSAKQAYLIASSMMNCAAFLGVDSCAIEGFDRSELEEFLGIDTFSEQVALLVCFGYRIAPPKHKAPRIAFNEFAKIL; encoded by the coding sequence ATGAGCCTTTCTACGAAGCATATCACTGCAAAATCGCTACTAGAGCCAAACCCGCAAGTGCTAGAACAAAACGCGTTTTTGGAAGCGATGAGATTTCGCCACGCGTGCAAAGTGTTTGATAGCACAAAAAAAATCCCACAAAATCACTTAGACATCATCATCGAATCAGGTAGGCTAACGCCTAGCTCATTTGGACTAGAGCCTACACGCTTGCTTGTGGTGAGAGATAGCAGTGTGAGAGAATCCCTAAAACCACTTTGCTGGAATCAAGCTCAAATCACAGATTGCAGTGAAGTAGTGATTTATCTAAGCAAAGTGGCTGATATGAGCCACACTACAAACTACGCTACACGAATGTTTGAGCGAAAGGTAGGAGGCAGTAAGCCTGAAGAAGTGAGAGCAAAACTAAAGGCTTACAAAGATGAACGATACGCGGGATTTCTAGCGCAAAATGGCTATGTGGATTCTAGCTCGATATATCAGTGGAGTGCCAAACAAGCCTACTTGATAGCTAGCTCAATGATGAATTGCGCTGCGTTTTTGGGAGTGGATTCTTGCGCGATTGAGGGATTTGACAGAAGCGAGCTAGAGGAGTTTTTGGGGATTGATACTTTTAGCGAGCAAGTAGCATTGCTTGTTTGCTTCGGGTATAGAATCGCACCTCCTAAGCACAAAGCACCTAGAATCGCCTTTAACGAATTTGCAAAAATACTCTAA
- a CDS encoding outer membrane beta-barrel protein translates to MGVEAGEATFGRFNLEYSVTDSQEAARNGKSTTKGNGFGYGVVAGYKYFFTPQLGVRAYANFNHTRGEVNISNGTGGTDTNFANLFNYGVNVDFLGNFLSTENMDIGGFLGIGLGANSLTGPDIKNQRNAIKQSADTAKQAGANVDVSTPAATFDVALNVGLRANLAKHHGVEAVARVPFLPATIADLSIKDPTSGASESLNYSVRSTWSLNVRYTYSF, encoded by the coding sequence GTGGGTGTAGAAGCAGGCGAGGCAACTTTCGGTAGATTTAATCTTGAATACTCTGTAACAGATAGCCAAGAAGCAGCTAGGAATGGAAAAAGCACAACCAAAGGAAATGGTTTTGGTTATGGTGTAGTAGCGGGGTATAAATACTTTTTCACGCCTCAACTAGGTGTCCGTGCGTATGCGAATTTCAATCACACGCGTGGCGAAGTTAATATTTCAAACGGCACTGGTGGAACTGACACTAATTTTGCAAATCTATTCAACTACGGCGTAAATGTGGATTTTCTAGGCAACTTCCTAAGCACTGAAAATATGGACATCGGTGGATTTTTGGGTATAGGGCTTGGAGCAAATTCGCTCACAGGACCAGATATAAAAAATCAAAGAAATGCCATAAAGCAATCCGCAGATACAGCCAAACAGGCTGGAGCAAATGTAGATGTAAGCACACCTGCTGCGACATTTGATGTCGCCCTAAATGTAGGCTTGCGGGCAAATCTAGCCAAGCATCACGGAGTAGAAGCAGTAGCAAGAGTGCCATTTCTACCTGCTACAATCGCGGATTTAAGCATAAAAGACCCAACAAGTGGAGCATCGGAATCATTAAACTATTCAGTGCGAAGCACTTGGAGTCTAAATGTCCGCTACACTTATAGCTTTTAA
- a CDS encoding DUF3972 domain-containing protein encodes MESNAPTSTSTTPASAKAWIEFSEFLKLSGLEEQRVLEMIENGLITSKEEDGRRLIEAESSSNALVQRVQTGLTSAEANGSSYDPVFVERTIHTIMGLHDKVISAKDETIAAFKSENSFLKDALISMQEVYDDDKKTIEVMREELSHAREELEFMKRKYRLMWGKVADLGNAKG; translated from the coding sequence ATGGAATCCAACGCACCCACAAGCACTTCTACAACCCCCGCATCTGCAAAGGCTTGGATAGAATTTAGCGAATTTCTAAAACTCTCTGGCTTAGAAGAACAGAGAGTTTTAGAAATGATAGAAAATGGACTAATCACAAGCAAGGAGGAGGACGGACGCAGACTAATCGAAGCAGAGAGTAGCTCAAATGCCCTAGTGCAGCGCGTGCAAACAGGGCTTACTTCCGCAGAAGCAAATGGTAGCTCTTATGACCCTGTGTTTGTAGAGCGCACGATTCACACTATTATGGGCTTGCACGACAAAGTCATTAGTGCAAAAGATGAAACCATAGCCGCCTTTAAAAGTGAAAATAGCTTCCTAAAAGACGCACTAATCTCTATGCAGGAAGTCTATGACGATGACAAAAAAACGATAGAAGTGATGCGCGAAGAGCTAAGCCACGCTAGAGAAGAACTAGAATTTATGAAGCGCAAATATCGGCTAATGTGGGGAAAAGTCGCAGACTTGGGAAATGCTAAGGGGTAG
- a CDS encoding ribonucleoside-diphosphate reductase subunit alpha — translation MSKSDFTVTKRNGRIELLDVNKIKKYTSSAVEGLSGVSQSDLEMDAKLHFRNGINTYEIQQTLIKTAVDKIDIDTPNWTFVAARLFLYDLYHRVNGFTGYKHLKDYFENAESQGKIISGLKEKFDLELLNSKIEPKRDLQFNYLGIKTLYDRYLIKSKENKPIELPQHMFMSIAMFLAQNEKDKNEWAIKFYDMISKFEVICATPTLANARTPRHQLSSCYIGSTPDNIEGIFDAYKEMALLSKYGGGIGWDYSKVRGLGSFIDGHKNVGGGVVPFLKITNDVAIAVDQLGTRKGAIATYLEVWHNDVEEFIELRKNSGEERRRAHDLFPALWICDLFMKRVEKDELWTLFDPYQCPELTELYGEEFEAKYIELENNPDILKKRMKAKELWKKILINYFETGMPFLCFKDNANRANPNAHAGIIRSSNLCTEIFQNTAPSHYKVEVEFEDGKKQYFEENDEITTDEGVKKKANKLTSLDSIKGKKIYITTKIQEGGNTAVCNLASVNLSKIHTKEDIERVLPVAIRMLDNVIDLNFYPNRKVKYTNMQNRAIGLGVMGEAEMLATKQIEWGSQEHLNTIDNIMEMISFNAILSSSNLAKERGSYPQFEGSNWSKGIFPIDVANKNALNLTDKTLFDTEYNWQELRNKVKSQGMRNGYLMAIAPTSSISILVGTTQTIEPVYQKRWFEENLSGVIPVVVPNLSIDTINYYPSAYSLDQTLLVKAASVRQKWIDQGQSLNIFLPSGDTKGKLLNDIYMLAWKLGLKSTYYLRTKSPEIKDDVMDRGLECINCQ, via the coding sequence ATGTCAAAATCAGATTTTACAGTTACTAAGCGAAACGGCAGAATCGAACTCCTTGATGTCAATAAAATCAAAAAATATACTTCAAGCGCGGTGGAGGGACTAAGCGGAGTAAGTCAGAGCGATTTGGAAATGGACGCAAAGCTACATTTCCGCAATGGTATCAACACATACGAAATCCAACAAACACTTATCAAAACCGCAGTAGACAAAATCGATATAGACACGCCAAATTGGACATTTGTCGCAGCAAGGTTGTTTTTGTATGACTTGTATCATAGAGTAAATGGCTTCACAGGATACAAACACTTAAAAGACTACTTTGAAAACGCAGAATCTCAAGGCAAAATCATAAGCGGACTAAAAGAAAAATTTGACTTAGAGTTGCTAAATTCTAAAATCGAGCCAAAGAGGGACTTGCAGTTTAACTATCTTGGGATAAAAACCCTCTATGATAGGTATCTAATCAAATCCAAAGAAAATAAACCTATTGAATTACCACAACATATGTTTATGTCAATAGCAATGTTTCTAGCACAAAATGAAAAAGACAAAAACGAGTGGGCAATAAAATTCTACGATATGATTTCCAAATTTGAGGTGATTTGCGCTACACCTACGCTTGCAAATGCCCGCACACCGCGTCATCAGCTTAGCTCTTGCTATATCGGTAGCACGCCTGATAATATTGAGGGGATTTTTGATGCCTATAAAGAAATGGCGTTGCTTAGCAAGTATGGTGGCGGAATCGGGTGGGATTACTCCAAAGTGCGTGGACTTGGTAGCTTTATCGATGGGCACAAAAATGTAGGTGGTGGCGTTGTGCCATTCCTAAAAATCACAAATGATGTCGCTATCGCAGTAGACCAGCTTGGCACGCGCAAGGGCGCAATCGCTACTTACCTAGAAGTGTGGCACAATGATGTAGAGGAGTTCATCGAGCTACGCAAAAATAGTGGGGAAGAAAGACGCAGGGCGCACGATTTGTTCCCTGCGCTTTGGATTTGTGATTTGTTTATGAAGCGTGTGGAAAAAGATGAGCTGTGGACACTTTTTGACCCATATCAGTGCCCAGAGCTAACCGAACTGTATGGAGAAGAGTTTGAGGCAAAATACATTGAGCTAGAAAACAATCCAGACATTCTAAAAAAACGAATGAAAGCAAAAGAGCTATGGAAAAAGATTCTTATAAACTACTTTGAAACAGGAATGCCGTTTTTGTGCTTCAAAGACAATGCAAACAGAGCCAATCCAAACGCACACGCGGGAATCATACGAAGCTCAAATCTCTGCACAGAGATTTTCCAAAACACTGCGCCTAGCCACTACAAAGTCGAAGTAGAATTTGAAGATGGCAAGAAACAATACTTTGAAGAAAATGATGAAATAACAACCGATGAGGGAGTAAAAAAGAAAGCAAACAAACTAACTTCGCTAGACTCTATCAAAGGCAAAAAAATCTATATCACTACCAAAATCCAAGAGGGTGGCAACACCGCTGTATGCAACCTAGCAAGCGTGAATCTAAGCAAAATCCACACGAAAGAGGACATTGAGCGCGTGCTACCTGTGGCTATTAGAATGCTTGATAATGTGATTGATTTAAATTTCTACCCAAATCGTAAAGTAAAATACACAAATATGCAAAATCGCGCCATAGGGCTTGGCGTGATGGGCGAAGCTGAAATGCTCGCCACAAAGCAAATAGAGTGGGGAAGCCAAGAGCATCTAAACACGATTGATAATATAATGGAAATGATAAGTTTCAATGCGATTCTCTCTAGCTCCAATCTCGCTAAAGAGCGCGGAAGCTATCCGCAATTTGAGGGGAGTAATTGGAGTAAGGGTATTTTCCCTATCGATGTGGCAAACAAAAATGCGCTAAATCTCACTGATAAGACACTTTTTGATACAGAGTATAATTGGCAAGAGTTGCGAAACAAAGTCAAATCACAAGGTATGCGAAATGGCTATCTTATGGCGATTGCGCCGACTAGCTCGATTTCGATTTTGGTAGGCACGACACAGACTATCGAGCCTGTGTATCAAAAAAGGTGGTTTGAGGAAAATCTAAGTGGCGTTATCCCCGTAGTCGTGCCAAATCTATCTATTGATACGATAAACTACTACCCCTCCGCATATAGCCTAGACCAAACACTTCTTGTCAAAGCTGCGAGTGTGCGCCAAAAATGGATAGACCAAGGGCAAAGTCTAAATATCTTTCTACCATCTGGAGACACAAAAGGAAAACTTCTAAACGATATATATATGCTTGCGTGGAAGCTAGGGCTAAAATCCACTTACTACCTCCGCACAAAAAGCCCTGAAATCAAAGATGATGTTATGGATAGGGGACTAGAGTGCATAAACTGCCAATAA
- the purE gene encoding 5-(carboxyamino)imidazole ribonucleotide mutase — protein sequence MKFVSVIMGSKSDYEVMSECLKVLDSFGVRYEVLISSAHRSPQRTHDYIKDAESRGAQVFIGAAGMAAHLAGAIISQTTKPVIGVPLKGGILDGLDALLSTLQMPSSMPVATMAVGKAGAINAAYLATQILSLNDENLAQKLRQDRLEKQEKVAQDSASIEVLLSSK from the coding sequence ATGAAATTTGTAAGCGTCATAATGGGGAGCAAAAGCGACTATGAGGTAATGAGCGAATGTCTAAAAGTGCTAGATAGCTTTGGTGTGCGCTATGAAGTGCTTATCTCTTCGGCACACAGAAGCCCACAGCGCACGCACGACTACATAAAAGACGCAGAATCTCGTGGGGCGCAAGTGTTTATCGGTGCGGCTGGTATGGCAGCTCATCTAGCAGGCGCGATAATCTCTCAAACCACAAAGCCCGTAATCGGTGTGCCACTAAAAGGTGGAATCCTAGATGGGCTTGATGCCCTCCTCTCAACCCTGCAAATGCCATCATCTATGCCTGTGGCAACTATGGCAGTAGGCAAGGCAGGTGCGATAAACGCAGCATATCTAGCCACGCAAATCCTTAGCCTAAATGATGAAAATCTAGCGCAAAAACTTCGACAAGACAGACTAGAAAAGCAAGAAAAAGTCGCACAAGATTCTGCTTCAATAGAGGTTTTGCTTAGCTCAAAATAG
- a CDS encoding HP0495 family protein: MKGKPEISYPCVWEYRIIGENAEKISEIVGEIMQTPYRLESKNRSSKGRFVSMHLSTSVDSEEYRNEIFSLLSSHPEIKMVI, encoded by the coding sequence ATGAAAGGCAAGCCAGAGATTAGCTACCCTTGTGTGTGGGAATATCGCATAATCGGCGAAAATGCCGAAAAAATCAGCGAAATCGTAGGCGAGATAATGCAAACTCCCTATCGCTTAGAATCCAAAAACCGCTCATCAAAAGGGCGATTTGTATCTATGCACTTAAGCACGAGTGTGGATAGCGAGGAGTATCGCAACGAGATTTTTTCCCTCCTTAGCTCCCACCCCGAAATTAAAATGGTTATTTAG
- the rimM gene encoding ribosome maturation factor RimM (Essential for efficient processing of 16S rRNA), with protein MSNQNKNHTRESSSLSEKDKHFLESSHSKKSKKEAKSIDSAESKNVAKSAKSIDSTNIDFAEFVEVGKIGKLSGLKGRLCFWLSGDFEEFLSRGIEVQVRLANELESLKSKRESKIQFPKITKDFGSMYLNVAESKEFATTIFTHTPLTLIVSSFIKKNDKYFIEFEGITSADSAKQLVNAKIYATKAQSREHCKLKKDEYFYFDIIGLEIIEEGENLGIVRDIERIGNVDYFIVEVADNLVSNIAMKSAQHKLDKSKNITKSTNPTPKSTKKQKKPKTFLVPYIDRFVLEVCLQTGRIFTKNAKSILEQS; from the coding sequence ATGAGTAACCAAAATAAAAACCACACTAGAGAATCCTCCTCTTTAAGCGAGAAAGACAAGCATTTTTTAGAATCCTCACATTCTAAAAAGTCCAAAAAAGAAGCAAAAAGTATAGATTCTGCAGAATCTAAAAATGTCGCAAAATCCGCAAAAAGTATAGATTCTACAAATATAGATTTTGCAGAATTTGTAGAAGTTGGCAAGATAGGGAAGTTAAGCGGACTAAAAGGCAGGCTTTGCTTTTGGCTTAGCGGGGATTTTGAGGAGTTTTTATCTCGTGGGATAGAAGTGCAAGTAAGGCTTGCAAACGAGCTAGAATCCCTAAAATCCAAAAGGGAATCAAAAATACAATTCCCAAAAATTACCAAAGATTTTGGGAGTATGTATTTAAATGTGGCAGAATCTAAGGAATTTGCCACTACTATATTTACCCATACTCCGCTCACTCTCATAGTAAGCTCTTTTATCAAAAAAAACGATAAATATTTCATCGAGTTTGAGGGAATCACTTCTGCAGATAGTGCCAAGCAACTTGTAAATGCCAAAATCTATGCGACAAAAGCACAGAGTAGAGAGCATTGCAAGCTAAAAAAAGATGAGTATTTCTACTTTGATATTATCGGGCTAGAGATTATCGAAGAGGGCGAAAATCTAGGCATTGTGCGAGATATTGAGCGCATTGGCAATGTTGATTATTTCATAGTGGAAGTGGCTGATAATCTTGTGTCAAATATCGCTATGAAATCCGCACAGCACAAACTCGACAAATCAAAAAATATCACAAAATCTACAAACCCAACCCCAAAATCCACAAAAAAACAAAAAAAACCAAAAACATTCCTTGTGCCTTATATTGATAGATTTGTCCTAGAGGTTTGCTTGCAAACGGGTAGGATTTTTACCAAAAACGCCAAATCTATCCTAGAGCAAAGCTAG
- the rpsP gene encoding 30S ribosomal protein S16, giving the protein MATVIRLTRMGRKKKPFYRVVVTDSRKRRDGGWIESIGYYNPLVEPALIKIDTERLSYWKSVGAKMSERVEKLASAK; this is encoded by the coding sequence ATGGCAACGGTTATACGACTCACACGAATGGGGCGCAAAAAAAAGCCTTTTTATCGCGTTGTAGTAACGGACTCTCGCAAGAGACGCGATGGAGGCTGGATAGAATCTATCGGGTATTATAATCCGCTTGTAGAGCCCGCACTCATCAAAATCGACACCGAGCGATTATCGTATTGGAAAAGCGTGGGGGCAAAGATGAGCGAGCGAGTAGAAAAACTAGCAAGCGCGAAATAA
- the rplS gene encoding 50S ribosomal protein L19, giving the protein MKNRYIENFEKSQIGDKKVPQFKAGDTIKLGIRIVEGDKTRIQNFEGVCICIRGNGVDSTFTVRKIGANNVGVEKTFPLYSDSLESIQVLRVGRVRRARLYYLRDRKGKAARIKEDR; this is encoded by the coding sequence ATGAAAAATCGATATATTGAGAACTTTGAAAAATCTCAAATCGGGGATAAAAAAGTCCCACAATTTAAGGCAGGCGATACCATTAAGCTAGGCATTCGTATCGTAGAGGGGGATAAAACAAGAATCCAAAATTTTGAGGGCGTGTGTATCTGCATCCGTGGCAATGGTGTGGATAGCACTTTTACCGTTCGCAAAATCGGTGCAAACAATGTCGGTGTAGAAAAAACTTTCCCACTTTATAGCGATAGCTTGGAAAGCATACAAGTGCTACGAGTTGGACGCGTGCGCAGAGCAAGGCTGTATTATCTGCGTGATAGAAAAGGTAAAGCAGCTAGAATCAAAGAAGACCGATAG
- a CDS encoding inorganic phosphate transporter, whose translation MDIRDVKKIQEGISSKDNQVERVKIGIVCFFMLSVVIISLLGYSTQPLLLAFAALVGAYMAMNIGANDVANNVGPAVGSKAITLTGAIIIAAICEASGAILAGGDVVSTIKSDIIAPEKIANAEIFLFVMLAALLSGAIWVHLATILRAPVSTTHAIVGGVLGAGVVAGGVATANWWVLGGIALSWVISPVMGGIIAVIFLVFIKRTITYKEDKKEAAKKIVPLLVFAMSWAFGAYLLLKGFSKLYSFSPLQAGLISLFVAIVVYFVTTPFIRQKASTLQNTKESINTLFTIPLIFSAALLSFAHGANDVANAIGPLAAINEALSGGDINSKASVPFWIMLIGGLGISLGLALYGPRLIRTVGSEITELDRMRAFCIAMSAAITVLLASALGLPVSSTHIAIGAVIGVGFLREYIKGRYFEMCEQIIKAHKGKDQKVAEEFLKTFAKANVKQKAQMLESLKTKNPNFELTSKEKKELKKFYKHELVKRSEINRIIASWVITVPASAVLGGFVFIVFKVIFIDG comes from the coding sequence ATGGATATAAGAGATGTCAAAAAGATTCAAGAAGGCATAAGTAGCAAGGACAATCAAGTAGAGCGCGTAAAAATCGGCATTGTGTGCTTTTTTATGCTTAGCGTGGTAATTATATCGCTTTTGGGGTATTCTACACAGCCACTTTTGCTTGCGTTTGCTGCGCTTGTGGGTGCGTATATGGCGATGAATATCGGCGCAAACGATGTAGCAAACAATGTAGGACCTGCTGTCGGCTCTAAGGCTATCACGCTTACAGGTGCGATTATCATCGCTGCGATTTGTGAGGCAAGTGGCGCGATTCTAGCAGGTGGAGATGTCGTAAGCACGATAAAATCCGATATCATCGCTCCTGAAAAAATCGCAAATGCTGAAATCTTTTTGTTTGTTATGCTAGCTGCGCTTCTATCGGGGGCTATTTGGGTGCATTTGGCTACGATTTTGCGTGCTCCTGTGTCTACTACGCACGCTATCGTAGGTGGTGTGCTAGGAGCGGGGGTAGTCGCTGGTGGCGTGGCTACGGCAAATTGGTGGGTGCTAGGAGGAATAGCACTTAGCTGGGTTATCTCACCTGTTATGGGCGGAATCATAGCGGTAATATTTTTGGTATTTATAAAGCGAACTATCACTTACAAAGAGGACAAAAAAGAAGCAGCAAAAAAAATCGTGCCCTTGCTAGTGTTTGCGATGAGCTGGGCATTTGGTGCGTATCTTTTGCTGAAAGGATTCTCTAAGCTATACTCTTTTAGCCCACTGCAAGCGGGGCTTATCTCACTATTTGTGGCTATCGTGGTGTATTTTGTAACCACGCCTTTTATCCGCCAAAAAGCCTCTACTCTCCAAAACACCAAAGAATCCATAAACACGCTCTTTACGATTCCATTGATTTTTTCTGCAGCACTACTTAGCTTCGCGCACGGCGCAAACGATGTGGCAAACGCCATAGGTCCGCTCGCTGCGATAAATGAAGCACTAAGCGGTGGCGATATAAATAGCAAGGCTAGCGTGCCATTTTGGATTATGCTTATCGGTGGACTTGGGATTTCACTAGGGCTGGCACTCTATGGTCCTCGCCTAATAAGAACAGTGGGCAGTGAGATAACCGAGCTAGATAGAATGCGTGCTTTTTGTATCGCTATGAGTGCGGCTATCACAGTGCTACTAGCAAGTGCGCTAGGACTGCCTGTGAGCTCTACACATATCGCTATTGGCGCAGTTATCGGGGTGGGATTTTTGCGCGAATATATCAAGGGAAGATACTTTGAAATGTGCGAGCAAATCATCAAAGCACACAAAGGCAAAGACCAAAAGGTAGCCGAAGAATTTCTAAAGACTTTTGCCAAAGCGAATGTCAAGCAAAAAGCCCAAATGCTAGAAAGCCTAAAGACAAAAAATCCAAACTTTGAGCTAACAAGCAAAGAGAAAAAAGAGCTAAAGAAATTCTACAAGCACGAGCTAGTCAAACGCAGTGAGATAAACAGAATCATCGCTTCTTGGGTAATAACCGTGCCCGCTTCTGCTGTGCTTGGGGGATTTGTATTTATCGTGTTTAAGGTAATATTTATCGATGGGTAG